Proteins from a genomic interval of Youhaiella tibetensis:
- a CDS encoding NACHT domain-containing protein — protein MRQLIASGDLILLLDGLNELPVDTRSRLIAHLDTLRREYPLMMLVISTRRQALDIPFGKATVEIQELADDQQEEIARTLNGDEGLEMLDHAWRTAGLRDLVGIPLYLSALLRLAPDGALPETKDEVVAALVKDHEKDWRRTDAIETTLGGQHALLLQEIATAATKAGQTSIGPELAMAAIASVAASLPFAGLPSPKQVLDTLVNVHALRRDEDGKVRFSHHQLQEWYASQTVEVMLLAHRFPDLLLSDALCIDVINVRAWEESVLFACERLSRRDAAGLAAVSKVVRVTLGIDPSLAAAVIRRSSAQLWDLVSEIVMQFSFAWHQPDSADLALSFMVATGRPEFAATVWPLISQSDRQKQLEALRMAGRFTPTAFEAQLTAGYDRLAEETRATLLGEFVDAGGMDGIDGAVRWALGDASSKVKIEVIESLIFRRAGRHASKILEVSGPDVWAAVATKGYYEEGIEKPDQIARLRAERAAAIGRETSLARKLSLILEVRRNPLDEDEILPILESPQLDMRKEGIGWTLTRLNEIAPQMLAKALVSRLGKGLTIPYGSEALLETIQPQDTGPVAQAALEATSRDVGMAAAAVVGAIIVRRTIDEWLALDQGIRALGRAATKEQRDTENLKATVIQATKPATFLTVLLQFADETNPQTIAALSELLRGHGSDRESKVIPVDEDMRGRVVDMLVTWTGALVSNPGTNRGQMNDLATAMRRFPDSRLVKAAEQLDADIKGAAEERTTELAESRRSGVRYARMSYDWTYRDLLREIGDTAAKQALLARLGNEQFGSHAACGLAQLFAPSPDTTETGNPVFRHWLDYKRAALARQARQSAPNLSLPEADAILAEAERHLLPESIAPARAITMAGWGFMIPHGNRDELIRRLFEFAVTSRSKFDLITKLFLGGHKPDHTVLLEGLQLLFAENDRNMWSLENDPWEVFRWLELFPQSTKPESLFDALDIVAKHFRGNLRGGIDGLLTSVRNMPGNGGPCLLRDLARHHPDFLHDHSWYQALISLDAMDALRVVVEMSDDLESGWSPDRTAYSFPGDLGYALEQLPSGLENLSSAFAAATLPRTKAFLAKAMLETGRTELFMQLVEDPAGRETIRRQLHMALQSIAYRRDPPVRGSGSFTLIPVDASPLRAALLRLANGGDAAAAEFGKRCLTELEALRSDYGRVDTEPRHPDIRQGVAWPNPLGA, from the coding sequence ATGAGACAGTTGATTGCTTCCGGCGACCTAATCCTGCTGCTCGACGGCCTCAACGAGTTGCCGGTTGATACACGAAGCCGCTTGATCGCCCATTTGGACACGTTGCGACGTGAATACCCCCTAATGATGCTCGTGATCAGCACCAGGCGACAAGCTCTCGACATCCCGTTCGGCAAGGCCACGGTCGAAATTCAAGAACTCGCCGATGACCAGCAGGAAGAGATCGCCCGCACCCTCAATGGGGATGAGGGGCTGGAAATGCTGGATCATGCATGGCGCACCGCAGGCCTTCGCGACCTAGTTGGCATACCCCTCTATCTTTCGGCGCTCCTCCGTCTGGCACCGGACGGGGCGTTGCCCGAGACAAAAGACGAGGTGGTCGCTGCTCTGGTCAAGGACCATGAGAAGGACTGGCGCAGGACAGACGCCATCGAGACCACACTCGGCGGCCAGCACGCGCTCTTGCTGCAAGAAATAGCCACCGCCGCAACAAAGGCCGGGCAGACCAGCATAGGTCCAGAGCTTGCCATGGCAGCGATCGCGAGCGTCGCTGCGTCATTGCCCTTCGCGGGACTGCCGTCCCCGAAACAGGTGCTGGATACACTGGTCAACGTCCATGCCTTGCGACGTGATGAAGACGGCAAGGTGCGATTCAGTCACCACCAACTCCAGGAGTGGTATGCCTCGCAGACGGTCGAAGTGATGCTGCTTGCCCACAGGTTCCCAGACTTGTTGTTGAGCGATGCTTTGTGCATCGACGTCATCAACGTGCGTGCTTGGGAAGAAAGCGTGCTCTTCGCTTGTGAACGGCTTTCTCGCCGGGATGCGGCTGGGTTGGCGGCCGTGTCCAAGGTCGTACGTGTCACCCTCGGCATAGACCCGAGCTTGGCGGCCGCCGTCATTCGGAGAAGTTCTGCACAACTTTGGGACTTGGTGTCGGAGATCGTCATGCAGTTCAGCTTCGCATGGCATCAACCGGACAGCGCGGACCTTGCACTTTCATTCATGGTGGCGACGGGCCGCCCGGAATTCGCCGCGACCGTCTGGCCCCTCATCAGCCAGTCCGATCGCCAGAAACAGCTTGAGGCGCTGCGCATGGCGGGAAGGTTCACGCCCACTGCTTTCGAGGCACAGTTGACAGCAGGCTATGACCGATTGGCCGAGGAAACTCGTGCCACCCTACTCGGCGAGTTTGTCGATGCCGGCGGCATGGACGGCATTGACGGTGCTGTCCGGTGGGCACTTGGCGACGCCAGTTCAAAGGTCAAGATCGAGGTGATTGAATCACTGATATTCCGTCGAGCAGGCCGGCACGCGTCTAAGATCCTGGAAGTATCAGGCCCTGATGTCTGGGCCGCTGTCGCAACAAAAGGCTATTACGAGGAGGGCATCGAGAAGCCAGACCAAATTGCACGGCTTCGCGCCGAGCGTGCCGCCGCCATTGGTCGGGAAACGTCCTTGGCGCGCAAGCTGTCGCTCATCCTCGAAGTGAGGCGCAACCCGCTGGATGAGGATGAGATACTACCCATCTTGGAAAGCCCGCAATTGGACATGCGCAAAGAGGGCATCGGGTGGACGCTGACACGCCTCAACGAGATAGCCCCGCAAATGCTCGCCAAAGCGCTGGTTTCCCGGCTCGGCAAAGGTTTGACGATCCCCTACGGCTCAGAGGCCCTGCTGGAGACCATTCAACCCCAAGATACCGGCCCCGTCGCCCAGGCCGCCCTTGAAGCAACGAGCCGAGACGTTGGCATGGCCGCGGCCGCCGTCGTTGGGGCGATCATTGTGCGTCGTACGATTGACGAATGGCTTGCCCTTGATCAGGGCATTCGGGCCTTGGGACGCGCTGCAACGAAGGAGCAGCGCGATACTGAGAACCTCAAGGCAACCGTGATCCAAGCCACCAAGCCAGCGACATTTCTGACCGTCCTTCTTCAATTCGCTGACGAAACCAACCCTCAGACCATCGCAGCGCTCAGCGAACTCCTGCGCGGCCATGGCTCGGACAGGGAGAGCAAGGTCATACCGGTCGACGAGGATATGCGGGGTCGCGTGGTCGACATGTTGGTCACATGGACAGGGGCGTTGGTTTCAAATCCCGGCACCAACCGGGGGCAAATGAACGATTTGGCCACCGCAATGCGGCGCTTTCCGGATTCACGTCTGGTGAAGGCTGCGGAACAATTGGACGCCGATATCAAAGGAGCGGCGGAAGAACGGACCACCGAATTGGCTGAGTCGCGCCGCAGTGGCGTGCGCTATGCGCGCATGTCCTACGACTGGACGTATCGTGACCTGCTTCGGGAAATTGGCGATACAGCAGCCAAGCAGGCGCTGCTTGCTCGCCTTGGTAATGAGCAATTTGGCAGTCACGCCGCATGTGGGCTGGCCCAGCTGTTTGCTCCGTCACCCGACACTACAGAGACAGGCAATCCCGTGTTCCGGCACTGGCTAGATTACAAGCGAGCCGCTCTTGCGCGTCAGGCGAGGCAATCCGCCCCAAACCTGTCCTTGCCAGAAGCGGATGCGATACTCGCTGAGGCAGAGCGTCACCTGTTGCCGGAGTCGATTGCTCCCGCTCGTGCCATCACCATGGCGGGATGGGGCTTCATGATCCCCCATGGCAATCGCGACGAGCTCATTCGTCGGCTATTCGAGTTCGCGGTGACGTCACGGAGTAAGTTTGACCTGATCACCAAGCTTTTCCTGGGTGGCCACAAGCCCGATCACACAGTCCTGCTTGAAGGCCTGCAGCTTTTGTTTGCCGAGAACGACCGGAACATGTGGTCATTGGAGAATGATCCATGGGAAGTATTCCGATGGCTCGAACTGTTCCCCCAATCGACAAAGCCCGAGAGCCTGTTCGACGCTCTCGATATCGTAGCGAAGCACTTCAGGGGTAACTTGCGCGGGGGCATCGACGGGCTCCTCACGTCCGTACGCAACATGCCCGGTAACGGCGGACCTTGTCTCCTTCGTGACCTTGCTAGGCACCACCCGGACTTCCTGCATGATCACAGCTGGTATCAGGCATTGATCTCATTGGACGCCATGGATGCTCTTCGGGTGGTCGTGGAGATGTCGGACGATCTTGAAAGCGGGTGGTCTCCCGACAGGACGGCATACAGTTTCCCTGGCGATCTGGGCTATGCGCTTGAGCAGCTACCAAGTGGCTTGGAAAATCTAAGCAGCGCCTTTGCCGCTGCGACTCTCCCTCGCACTAAAGCGTTTCTTGCGAAGGCGATGTTGGAAACCGGCAGGACGGAATTGTTCATGCAGCTCGTGGAAGACCCAGCAGGTCGGGAAACCATAAGGCGACAGCTGCATATGGCCCTGCAATCCATAGCCTACAGGCGCGACCCGCCCGTTCGCGGCAGTGGAAGCTTCACGCTTATCCCGGTCGATGCATCGCCCTTGCGAGCGGCGTTGCTCCGTCTTGCCAATGGCGGCGACGCAGCGGCAGCGGAGTTTGGGAAGCGATGCCTGACCGAACTTGAAGCGTTAAGGTCAGACTATGGCCGGGTCGATACCGAACCAAGACATCCAGACATCAGGCAAGGTGTGGCCTGGCCGAACCCGCTGGGGGCTTAG